Part of the Vicinamibacteria bacterium genome, TGGAGCTCCGGCGTCTCGCAATGCTCGATCACCGGAATATCGAAGATCGTGGCGTACTCCATCGCTCGCCTCATGACGTTCGCGTCTCGAACCGGGAGTCCGTCGTCGGAAACGGCGACGGCGCCGGCGGCCACCATCTCTCCCATCTCCGAGAGCTCTTTGCCTTCCATCCTCCTGGTCGTGGCGCCGATCGGATGGACGCGAGCGCCGCCGGCGCGGTGGGCTTTCTCGAGAATGTACTCGGTGACCGCGGCGCAGTCGTTCGGTGGATCGGTATTTGCCATCGCGGCGACCGCGGCAAATCCACCCGCTGCCGCCGCCGCGGTTCCCGATGCGATGGTCTCCTTGTACTCGAAGCCGGGCTCGCGCAAATGAACGTGCATGTCGATGAGCCCGGGCACGGCAATGAGGCCGCGAGCGTCGACCACTTCGGCCCCCTCGGGACTGAGGCCCTCGTCTATGGCGCGAATGCGCCCCTCGTCGACGAAGAGGTCGGAGACCCGGTCGATGCGCTGGCTCGGATCCACGATTCGAGCGCCCCGGATCAAGAGCGACTTCATGACGCTCCTGCGAGAAGGTACAGGATGGCCATTCTCACCGCGACGCCGTTCGTCACCTGGTCCAGAATGAGGGAGTAAGGACCATCGGCTACGGCGGATTCGATCTCGAGCCCGCGATTGAGAGGTCCGGGGTGCATGAGGATGACGTCTTGCTTGGCTCTCTTGAGACGATCCACCGTGAGAGCGTAGAGATTGAAATACTCGCGGACCGAGGGAAAGAACGCTCCTTCCATTCGCTCCTTCTGCACCCGGAGCATCATGACCACGTCCGCGTCCACGATGGCGTCGTTCACGGCGGTTATGACCTCGACCCCGAGCCGTTCGACGAAAGGGGGAAGGAGGGTCCGCGGAGCGGTAACGGTCACGCTCGAGCCCATTTTCGTCAGCAGCCTCGCATTCGAGCGGAAGACGCGGCTGTGAAGCAAATCGCCTACGATCACCACCTTGAGCCCGCTGAGCCTCCCCTTCGCTTCCAGGATGGTGAAGGCGTCGAGAAGGGCCTGGGTGGGATGTTCGTGCATTCCGTCACCGGCATTCACGACCGCGGATTCGACGCGGCGGGCCACGAAATGCGGGGCTCCCGACGAGGGGTGACGCATGACGATGACGTCGGGCGCCATCGCCTCGAGATTCTTCACCGTGTCGAGGAGGGTCTCTCCCTTGACGACGGAACTTCCCGCCGAGCTCACGTTGATCGAGTCCGCCGACAAGCGTTTCGCCGCGATCTCGAACGAGACCCGGGTTCTCGTGCTCGGCTCGAAGAAGAGGTTGATGACCGTCTTTCCCCGGAGCGCGGGCACCTTCTTGATCGCCCGTTCCCCGACCTCTTTGAACGAGGTCGATGTCTCCAAGACCAGCTCGATCTCGGCGGGAGAGAGGCTCTCGATGTCGAGGAGGTGATGGCTCGCGAGGGTCATGCTACGAGTAGGATGGCGTCACGACCGTCTTCTTCCTCGACGAGCACCTGAACCGTCTGCTCCCGGGACGTGCGGAGCCTGGTTCCCACATAGTCGGCATGGATGGGAAGCTCGCGCCATCCGCGGTCGACCATGACCAGGAGCTCGATTTTTCGCGGTCTTCCGAAATCGACGAGAGCGGTGATCGCCGCGCGCACCGTGCGCCCGGTGAATAGGACGTCGTCGACGAGCACGATCGAGGAATTACCGACGGCGAAGGGGATATCCGTGCTCCGCACGATGGGCTGGGAAGCGACGGCAATGAGGTCGTCGCGATAGAGCGTGATGTCGAGCGTTCCGATCGATGGTCGCGCCCCCAGCTTCGGCTCGATGAGCGCTGCCAGACGTTTCGCCAGAGGCACGCCTCGAGTGCGGATGCCCACCAGGGCGAGCGGCGGTAGGCCCGACGGGCTCTTCTCGACGACTTCCGATGCCAGTCGTTCGAGGATTCCTCGGAATTCCGCGCCTTCGGCAATGACCGTTTGCTGCATCGGCTCACTGGGGGTTGACGAGAAGCTCGGGAAGCGCGTCGAGGGGTGAAGAGGCCTCGATGACATCATCCCGGCGCGGCTCGATGAGAAAGTTGTGATACGAGGAGATGAACGTCACCGGCTGGTTGAGTACCAGCTCGTCCACGAAGATCTCGGTGAGAAGAGTTCCGTCCATGTCCTGGCCCAGCGGGAGCCCCATAAGATAGAGGAGGGTCGGGGTGATGTCCAGAACCGAGGCACTCTCGATCTTGGTTCCCGGTGCGATCCCGGGCCCGTTCACGATCAGAAGGCCGTCGGGAGAGGCCTCGTGGTAGCCGGAGAGGTGAAGGTTCCCCTTGAACGGCTCGACGATTCTTCGCGTCAGCGGCAGAGGGTCCATGCCGTGCCCCGAGAGGACGATGAAGATCTCATTGGAGGCGCGCGCCTGGAGGGACTCGCCCAGGATCGTGTCGAGGTAGCGGTAATAGGCGTCGACCACCCGGCCGTATTTTCTCTTTTCGGCGTCGCTGACGTCCCCGAAGCGCGCCGGCCGGTGAAATCGGGTGAAGTAGTGACCGACGACGTCGAGGCCGAAGTAATACGTGGCGAATACATCCGGCGCGTACTCCTCTTTCAGCATTTTACCGATGCGGTGATAGGTCATATCGTCGGCGAGCGCGCGGGTGAGCTCTGTCTTCCAGGGAAAGTCGTCTCCCGGTACCGTGATGGTCGTATCCACGAAGCCGGAGAGCACCTCGCCGTCTATCTGACCCGGAAACACGACCTCCGGGCTCATTCGCTCGAACAAACTTTCCGGACTCGTCAGCCGGGGCAACGGCGGATCGAATCTCTCCCGGACCTGCCGGTGAAAGTACTCCGAGATCACGAAGCCATCGACCGGGTCGGCAGGATAACTGCCCCACCAGCGCAACAACCCCACCTTGACTCCGAAACGACTGAGGATGCTCCAGAAGGGTTGGGTGCGCCTCAGCGTCGAGGTTACCGCGCTTCGCCTGACGACTCCGAGACGATCCAGGCTGCGGAAATCGAGCCAGCGGGGACGGAGGGAGAACGGAGTCTCGACCGAAGGAAATCGATACCGGTAGAAACCCTTCAGGCCGTGCTGGCGAGGGAGTTTGCCGGTGGCGATGCTCATCCATACCGCCAGCGATTCGGTCGGGTAGAGCGTGCGCAGAGCTCCCGACGCGCCGCCCTCGATCAACCGGGCGAAGTTCGGAAGCTTGCCTTCGGCCACGGCCGGCAAGACGTAGGAGAGTGAAGCGCCTTCGAAGCCGATGAGTGTGATTCGGCGAAGTGAAGGCGTGTCCTGCAACGGCATGCGCGGGAAGTTGTTTGCCGAAATGGGTTGCGGTCGAAGAATGAGCGGAAGCGCCACCGCGGCGATCAGGGAACCTCCGGAAAGGCTGTAGCTCACGATGGACCCTCTCCGGCCGAACGAGTAATGAAAGAATCCCATCACCAGGAGAGCGCCCGCCGCCGTCGAGACGACCGTTGCCGCGAGCGCGAGCGTCCTGACCGTTTCCGAGGGCACGTAGAGCCGGAGGCTCACGAGATTGATCCAGAACAGGGCAGCGGAAACTCCCAGCGCGAGGGTGAAGAGCCACGTCAGGATGCGGAACGAGAGCCAGGCGGGACCGAGTGGCCTCCCGCGAAGAGATTCGACGAGCTGTAGCAGAATCCAGAGTGCGGCCGCTCCGGCGAGCCCATGGCTGATCGCGAACACGCCCCACACCGACAGGACGTTCCCCGGGGTATGAGGGACCTCGGGATTCAGGATCAGAACGAGCTCCGCGGCGAGCAGAGCGGCCAGCTGGCCGGCCACCAAGGCGTTCGTCAGCTTGCGCATTGCCTCAAGCTGGAAATGAGCCCCACCATGTCTCTGGGCAGGGGTGCCTCGAAGTCGAGCCGTTCGCCGGTCTCCGGATGCACGAAGGAGAGCCTCGCGGCATGGAGGGCGGGCCGGGGAAAGTCTCTGAGAATTTGGAGACCTCGCTTCGTTGCGCCATACTCCCGGTCCCCCACGAGAGGGTGTCCCGCCTCGCTCAAGTGCACTCGGATCTGGTGCGTGCGTCCCGTGGTGATTCGCACCCGCAGAAGGGAGCTCGAGGGCAGTCTCTCCGAAAGCTCGGCCTCGGTAACGGCCGCTCTCGCTCTCGTCGACCGGCTCGATATCCTCTTCCGGTGTATCGGATCACGCCCGAGAGGGCGATCGAAGAACATTCGCTCCGGAGCATCGCCGTGGACGAGGGCGACATAGCGTTTGTCCACCTCCCGGCGCGCGAACTGGGCCCCGAGGTGCCGATGGGCACGATCCTGCTTCGCGGCCACGAGTAGCCCGGATGTCCCCAGGTCGAGACGGTGCACGATTCCCGGTCTCGTCACACCTCCGATTCCACTGAGCTCACTGGAGTGAGCCAACAGGGCGTTCACGAGAGTTCCCGATGGGTGGCCCGCCGAAGGATGGACGACCATGCCCGGAGGTTTGTTCACCACGATGAGATGATAGTCCTCGAACACGACTTCGAGCGGGATCGCCTCGGGGAGCGGCGTCGCCGGGGTGGGCGGGGGAAAGAAGACTTCGACGCGCTCACCGTTTCGGCAGGGTCGTGAAGGCCGTGCCCGAGCACCGTCGACGAGGACGCGTCCTTCCTCGATCCAGCGCTTCGCTTGAGCTCGGCTCACCTCGTCGAGTCTTCCTGCCACGGCCATGTCCAGCCGGGTGCCCTCCAGAGCGGGCTCGACGAGAAACCGTTCGAGACGCTCGCCAGTTTCAGTCTGCAATTTCTCTAGAGTACTCAATGCCGTGGCGGGACCGGTAATCGATCGAGCCGCCACGGCTCGGCCTTTGCGGCGCTTCGCGCCGATCTCGCGGCAGAAGTCTTGGCCGCCGCTCGGCAGGCTGGGCCGTACTTCTTCTTCATCAGCCTGCTAGGCAGTACGCTGTCTCGGAAGCCGCCTGAGTGTCGCGAGCGCGAACGTCGCGGTAACGAGGAGAAGCAATGCGATGACCTGAGACGTGGAGAGCGCTCCGCCGAGCACGAATCCTCTTCCGAGATCTCCTCGAAAGAACTCGATCACGAACCGAGCGGTGGAGTAAAGCGCCACATAGCTCCAGAAAATCTGCCCATCGAACTTCTTTCTCCCCGCCAAGTAAATCAGAAAGCCGAAGATGGCAAACTCCACCAGCGCCTCGTAGAGCTGCGTCGGGTGGAGGGCCACGTTCAAAGGCACTCCGACGATCTCCTTGGCGTATGGATCGGTGAAGGTGACGCCCCATGCGAGGGACGTCGGCTTCCCGTAGCAGCACCCGGCGCTGAAGCAGCCCAGCCTACCGATCCCGTGGCCCAGGGCGACGGAGGGCGCCAGGATGTCCGTCGTAACCCAGACCGGGAGGTTGTGCTTTCGAAAGAACCAAATCGCGGTAAGGACCGCGGCCACGAGACCGCCGTAGAATACGCCTCCCGAACGAACGAGGCTGAAAGGATCGTGGCTGTAGTGCTCCCAATCGACGACGAGAAGGAGGAGCTTGGCGCCAACGAGCGCCGAAACGAGGAGATAGAGGCCCAAATCCATCATCAGATTGGCCTCGACGCCGAACTTCTTGCCGCGGATGGCGGCAACCTTCAAGGCGATGAGGAACCCAGCCGCGAGCAGGAACCCGTAAGTGTGGAGGATCGCGTGGAACTGGAAGCCGAGGAGGTTGACTTCACCGAAATCGACGAGCTTGGGGAACACTAGGAGCCCTCACGCACCGCGGATCGGGCTACATCCGTTCGAGCGGACCGTGAGTCTTCTCGGTGGCGAAAGCTGTCGAGAATCAGAAGTCCCACCCCGACGCAGATGCACGAGTCGGCGACGTTGAAGGCGGGCCAATGCGCGCCGCGGTAGAAGACGTCGACGAAGTCGACGACGTAGCCGAGACGGATCCGATCGATGATATTGCCGACCGCACCGCCGAGAATGAAGGCGAGACCGAAACGCGTCAGCGTCTCGCTGCGCGTCGACAGGAGCGCGTAATAGACAACCGCGGCGAGGGCTCCAAGGGAAAGAAGCGTCACCAGCACCGTCTTGTAGGGCACGTCGCTCCGGGATAGGAGCCCGAAAGCCATTCCCGAGTTCCTGACCAGCGTCAAGTGGAGAAGATCGGGAATGACTTCGATGCTCTGGCCCAGGGTGAGTCTCGAGGTAACCATTGATTTCGTCGCTTGATCGAGCGTAACGACGCCCACCACGATTAGCAGAAGCCTCACCAACATTTTCGTTACCAACGCCAGACTAGCACTTCGCTCCGAAATCTTTCAATCCGTTCGCAATCGAGGGAGTTCGAAGATACACTAGGATTATAGTCCACGCGTTGCCATTGCTTGTGGAAGATTGCGCCTGAGACGGGGAGCATAGTCGCACTGACTTCGAGCACCGTGATGACGGATCC contains:
- a CDS encoding aspartate carbamoyltransferase catalytic subunit; amino-acid sequence: MTLASHHLLDIESLSPAEIELVLETSTSFKEVGERAIKKVPALRGKTVINLFFEPSTRTRVSFEIAAKRLSADSINVSSAGSSVVKGETLLDTVKNLEAMAPDVIVMRHPSSGAPHFVARRVESAVVNAGDGMHEHPTQALLDAFTILEAKGRLSGLKVVIVGDLLHSRVFRSNARLLTKMGSSVTVTAPRTLLPPFVERLGVEVITAVNDAIVDADVVMMLRVQKERMEGAFFPSVREYFNLYALTVDRLKRAKQDVILMHPGPLNRGLEIESAVADGPYSLILDQVTNGVAVRMAILYLLAGAS
- the pyrR gene encoding bifunctional pyr operon transcriptional regulator/uracil phosphoribosyltransferase PyrR, encoding MQQTVIAEGAEFRGILERLASEVVEKSPSGLPPLALVGIRTRGVPLAKRLAALIEPKLGARPSIGTLDITLYRDDLIAVASQPIVRSTDIPFAVGNSSIVLVDDVLFTGRTVRAAITALVDFGRPRKIELLVMVDRGWRELPIHADYVGTRLRTSREQTVQVLVEEEDGRDAILLVA
- a CDS encoding alkaline phosphatase family protein; this translates as MRKLTNALVAGQLAALLAAELVLILNPEVPHTPGNVLSVWGVFAISHGLAGAAALWILLQLVESLRGRPLGPAWLSFRILTWLFTLALGVSAALFWINLVSLRLYVPSETVRTLALAATVVSTAAGALLVMGFFHYSFGRRGSIVSYSLSGGSLIAAVALPLILRPQPISANNFPRMPLQDTPSLRRITLIGFEGASLSYVLPAVAEGKLPNFARLIEGGASGALRTLYPTESLAVWMSIATGKLPRQHGLKGFYRYRFPSVETPFSLRPRWLDFRSLDRLGVVRRSAVTSTLRRTQPFWSILSRFGVKVGLLRWWGSYPADPVDGFVISEYFHRQVRERFDPPLPRLTSPESLFERMSPEVVFPGQIDGEVLSGFVDTTITVPGDDFPWKTELTRALADDMTYHRIGKMLKEEYAPDVFATYYFGLDVVGHYFTRFHRPARFGDVSDAEKRKYGRVVDAYYRYLDTILGESLQARASNEIFIVLSGHGMDPLPLTRRIVEPFKGNLHLSGYHEASPDGLLIVNGPGIAPGTKIESASVLDITPTLLYLMGLPLGQDMDGTLLTEIFVDELVLNQPVTFISSYHNFLIEPRRDDVIEASSPLDALPELLVNPQ
- a CDS encoding RluA family pseudouridine synthase, which translates into the protein MQTETGERLERFLVEPALEGTRLDMAVAGRLDEVSRAQAKRWIEEGRVLVDGARARPSRPCRNGERVEVFFPPPTPATPLPEAIPLEVVFEDYHLIVVNKPPGMVVHPSAGHPSGTLVNALLAHSSELSGIGGVTRPGIVHRLDLGTSGLLVAAKQDRAHRHLGAQFARREVDKRYVALVHGDAPERMFFDRPLGRDPIHRKRISSRSTRARAAVTEAELSERLPSSSLLRVRITTGRTHQIRVHLSEAGHPLVGDREYGATKRGLQILRDFPRPALHAARLSFVHPETGERLDFEAPLPRDMVGLISSLRQCAS
- the lgt gene encoding prolipoprotein diacylglyceryl transferase is translated as MFPKLVDFGEVNLLGFQFHAILHTYGFLLAAGFLIALKVAAIRGKKFGVEANLMMDLGLYLLVSALVGAKLLLLVVDWEHYSHDPFSLVRSGGVFYGGLVAAVLTAIWFFRKHNLPVWVTTDILAPSVALGHGIGRLGCFSAGCCYGKPTSLAWGVTFTDPYAKEIVGVPLNVALHPTQLYEALVEFAIFGFLIYLAGRKKFDGQIFWSYVALYSTARFVIEFFRGDLGRGFVLGGALSTSQVIALLLLVTATFALATLRRLPRQRTA
- the lspA gene encoding signal peptidase II, with amino-acid sequence MRLLLIVVGVVTLDQATKSMVTSRLTLGQSIEVIPDLLHLTLVRNSGMAFGLLSRSDVPYKTVLVTLLSLGALAAVVYYALLSTRSETLTRFGLAFILGGAVGNIIDRIRLGYVVDFVDVFYRGAHWPAFNVADSCICVGVGLLILDSFRHREDSRSARTDVARSAVREGS